A stretch of the Proteus sp. ZN5 genome encodes the following:
- the prs gene encoding ribose-phosphate diphosphokinase, which yields MPDMKLFAGNATPELAQRVANRLYTSLGDAAVGRFSDGEVSVQINENVRGGDVFIIQSTCAPTNDNLMELVVMVDALRRASAGRITAVIPYFGYARQDRRVRSARVPITAKVVADFLSSVGVDRVLTCDLHAEQIQGFFDVPVDNVFGSPILLEDMLQKDLDNPIVVSPDIGGVVRARAIAKLLNDTDMAIIDKRRPRANVSQVMHIIGDVANRDCILVDDMIDTGGTLCKAAEALKERGAKRVFAYATHPIFSGNAVENIKSSVIDEVVVCDTIPLSAEIKALNKVRSLTLSGMLAEAIRRISNEESISAMFEH from the coding sequence GTGCCCGATATGAAGCTTTTTGCTGGTAACGCAACCCCGGAACTGGCTCAACGTGTTGCCAACCGACTCTACACTAGCCTAGGAGACGCGGCTGTAGGTCGTTTTAGCGACGGTGAAGTCAGTGTGCAAATCAACGAAAACGTACGTGGTGGTGATGTATTTATCATTCAATCAACCTGTGCACCTACTAATGATAACTTAATGGAATTAGTGGTCATGGTTGACGCATTACGTCGAGCTTCCGCTGGTCGTATCACTGCTGTTATTCCTTACTTTGGTTATGCCCGTCAGGATCGCCGTGTTCGTTCAGCCCGTGTTCCTATTACGGCAAAAGTTGTTGCGGATTTCTTATCTAGTGTAGGTGTAGACCGTGTTTTAACCTGTGACTTACACGCAGAACAAATCCAAGGGTTCTTTGATGTACCGGTTGACAATGTCTTCGGCAGCCCAATTCTTTTAGAAGATATGCTTCAAAAAGATTTGGACAACCCTATCGTTGTTTCTCCAGATATTGGCGGTGTTGTTCGCGCTCGTGCTATCGCTAAGCTTCTGAATGACACTGATATGGCTATCATTGATAAACGTCGCCCTCGTGCTAACGTTTCTCAAGTTATGCATATTATTGGTGATGTTGCTAACCGCGACTGTATCCTTGTTGACGATATGATCGACACAGGCGGTACATTGTGTAAAGCAGCGGAAGCGCTGAAAGAACGTGGTGCTAAACGCGTATTTGCTTATGCGACTCACCCAATCTTCTCTGGTAATGCTGTTGAGAACATCAAAAGCTCTGTTATTGATGAAGTGGTTGTCTGCGATACAATTCCGTTATCAGCAGAAATCAAAGCATTAAATAAAGTCCGCTCATTGACCCTTTCTGGCATGTTGGCTGAAGCAATTCGCCGTATTAGCAATGAAGAGTCAATTTCTGCGATGTTTGAACATTAA
- the ispE gene encoding 4-(cytidine 5'-diphospho)-2-C-methyl-D-erythritol kinase: MTLSWPSPAKLNLFLYITGKRPDGYHNLQTLFQFLDYGDTLTITPRDDTQLTILTPIDGVKDKDNLIIKAAKLLRDYCQQHNIPLQYHGADISVDKKLPMGGGLGGGSSNAATTLIALNYHWQAGLSDETLAELGVSLGADVPVFVKGHAAFAEGVGEILTPAEPKEQWYLVAHPGISIPTPTIFTDPELKRNSPIRSLGALLKAPFENDCEMIARKRFREVEYLLSWLLEYAPSRLTGTGACVFGEFDSQVAASEVLVNAPEWVHGFVAQGANISPLHLFRSRIPVLLHP, encoded by the coding sequence ATGACACTAAGTTGGCCTTCTCCTGCCAAATTAAATCTTTTTCTCTACATCACGGGGAAACGCCCTGATGGTTATCATAATTTACAAACGTTATTTCAGTTTCTAGATTATGGCGACACACTAACCATTACACCTCGTGATGATACCCAGTTAACCATTCTGACACCGATTGATGGTGTGAAAGATAAAGATAATTTAATTATTAAAGCTGCTAAATTGCTACGTGATTATTGCCAGCAACATAATATTCCTTTGCAGTATCACGGTGCAGATATCAGTGTTGATAAAAAACTTCCTATGGGAGGTGGCTTAGGTGGAGGTTCATCTAACGCAGCAACGACATTAATTGCACTTAATTACCATTGGCAAGCGGGATTAAGTGACGAAACCTTAGCCGAATTAGGTGTTAGTTTAGGCGCAGACGTTCCCGTTTTCGTAAAAGGCCATGCCGCGTTCGCCGAAGGCGTTGGTGAAATTTTGACCCCAGCAGAGCCAAAAGAGCAATGGTATTTGGTCGCACACCCCGGAATTTCCATTCCAACACCGACAATCTTCACAGATCCAGAATTAAAACGTAATTCTCCTATTCGCTCTCTTGGCGCATTATTAAAGGCTCCGTTCGAGAATGACTGTGAAATGATCGCAAGAAAACGTTTTCGTGAGGTTGAATATCTGCTTTCGTGGCTGTTAGAATATGCACCGTCACGCTTAACTGGGACAGGTGCCTGTGTGTTCGGTGAGTTCGACTCACAAGTTGCCGCTAGTGAAGTGTTAGTTAACGCCCCTGAGTGGGTGCATGGATTTGTAGCGCAAGGCGCCAACATTTCTCCTCTGCATTTATTCCGCTCAAGGATACCTGTGTTATTGCACCCGTAG
- the ychF gene encoding redox-regulated ATPase YchF, whose product MGFKCGIVGLPNVGKSTLFNALTKAGIEAANFPFCTIEPNTGVVPMPDPRLDKLAEIVKPQRILPTTMEFVDIAGLVKGASKGEGLGNQFLTNIRETEAIGHVVRCFENDNIIHVAGKVDPAEDIETINTELALSDLDTCERAMHRNQKKAKGGDKIAKAEMEVLEKCLPHLENAGMLRALDLTEEEKATIRYLSFLTLKPTMYIANVNEDGFENNPYLETVRKIAEAEGSVVVPVCAAIEADIAELEDAEREEFMQDLGIEEPGLNRVIRAGYSLLNLQTYFTAGVKEVRAWTIPVGATAPQAAGKIHTDFEKGFIRAQTIAYNDFITYGGEQGAKEAGKMRAEGKEYIVQDGDVMNFLFNV is encoded by the coding sequence ATGGGATTTAAATGTGGTATCGTCGGTCTGCCTAACGTAGGGAAGTCTACACTGTTTAATGCCTTAACTAAGGCAGGTATTGAGGCAGCCAATTTCCCATTCTGTACTATCGAACCAAACACAGGTGTTGTTCCAATGCCTGATCCTCGTTTAGATAAACTAGCTGAAATTGTTAAACCACAGCGTATTTTACCAACAACAATGGAATTTGTTGATATCGCGGGTTTAGTAAAAGGAGCATCTAAAGGTGAAGGTTTAGGTAACCAATTCCTAACTAATATTCGTGAAACTGAAGCGATTGGCCATGTGGTTCGTTGTTTTGAAAATGACAATATCATTCACGTTGCAGGTAAAGTTGATCCTGCTGAAGATATCGAAACCATCAACACTGAATTAGCCCTTTCTGACTTAGATACCTGTGAACGTGCAATGCACCGTAATCAGAAAAAAGCAAAAGGTGGCGATAAAATTGCTAAAGCAGAAATGGAAGTGTTAGAAAAATGCTTACCGCATTTAGAAAACGCAGGTATGTTACGTGCTTTAGATTTAACTGAAGAAGAAAAAGCAACGATTCGTTATTTAAGCTTCTTAACGTTAAAACCAACAATGTATATTGCAAACGTTAATGAAGATGGTTTTGAAAATAACCCATATCTTGAAACTGTTCGCAAAATCGCAGAAGCAGAAGGCTCTGTAGTTGTTCCTGTTTGTGCTGCTATCGAAGCAGATATTGCTGAGTTAGAAGATGCAGAACGTGAAGAGTTTATGCAAGATTTAGGCATTGAAGAGCCAGGCTTAAACCGTGTTATTCGCGCGGGTTACTCATTACTGAACTTACAAACCTACTTCACTGCTGGCGTTAAAGAAGTACGTGCATGGACAATCCCTGTAGGTGCAACAGCACCACAAGCAGCAGGTAAAATCCACACTGACTTTGAGAAAGGCTTTATCCGTGCTCAAACTATCGCTTATAACGATTTTATCACTTACGGTGGTGAACAAGGCGCTAAAGAAGCAGGAAAAATGCGTGCAGAAGGTAAAGAATATATCGTTCAAGACGGCGATGTAATGAACTTCTTATTTAATGTTTAA
- the pth gene encoding aminoacyl-tRNA hydrolase, with protein MSKIKLIVGLANPGADYAQTRHNAGAWYVDLLAQRHQQSLKEESKFFGYTARINLNGNDVRLLVPTTFMNLSGKAVQAMANFYRIELDEILVAHDELDLPPGVVKMKLGGGNGGHNGLKDIQSKFANNPNFYRLRIGIGHPGDKNKVVGFVLGKPPMSEQKLIDDAIDEALSCTDILMRDGYEKAINRLHSFKA; from the coding sequence GTGAGTAAAATTAAACTTATCGTCGGGTTAGCAAACCCCGGTGCAGATTATGCCCAGACTCGCCATAATGCGGGTGCTTGGTATGTTGATTTATTGGCTCAACGTCATCAACAATCTCTAAAAGAAGAGAGTAAATTCTTTGGTTACACCGCGCGCATTAATTTGAACGGTAATGATGTTCGATTATTAGTACCTACAACTTTTATGAACTTAAGTGGTAAAGCGGTACAGGCGATGGCGAATTTCTATCGTATCGAGCTTGATGAAATTTTAGTTGCACATGATGAACTCGATTTACCGCCCGGTGTTGTCAAAATGAAGTTAGGTGGTGGCAATGGCGGTCATAACGGATTAAAAGATATTCAAAGTAAGTTTGCTAATAATCCGAACTTCTATCGTTTACGCATTGGTATTGGTCACCCTGGTGATAAAAATAAAGTTGTTGGTTTTGTATTAGGTAAGCCACCAATGAGTGAGCAAAAATTAATTGATGACGCTATTGATGAAGCACTTTCATGCACAGATATTTTAATGCGTGATGGTTATGAGAAAGCAATAAACCGCTTACATAGCTTTAAAGCATAA
- the lolB gene encoding lipoprotein insertase outer membrane protein LolB: MHSRFFSTKQLLRLIPLTALLLSACNLNQIKTQGSASDNDVQWQARQQALKQISQYETRGAFAYIEDTNKTYARFYWQDRADERYRLLLTNPLGTTELDLNVMPGVIEVTDNNGKKYYSDNPAEMIYQLTGMVIPLKNLRAWLVGLPGDSTDFELDANHLLKSVTLPAPEGDWIVTYQAYDSSTTPNLPQRLELKQGERTIKLKMDNWDIQQ; this comes from the coding sequence ATGCATTCACGCTTTTTTTCAACCAAACAACTCCTGCGCCTTATCCCGCTAACGGCGTTGCTGCTGAGTGCCTGTAATCTAAATCAGATAAAGACTCAAGGTTCGGCATCTGATAACGATGTGCAATGGCAAGCTCGCCAACAAGCATTAAAGCAAATTTCACAATATGAAACCCGAGGCGCTTTTGCTTATATCGAAGATACAAACAAAACCTATGCCCGATTCTATTGGCAAGACAGAGCCGATGAGCGTTATCGCTTATTGCTTACCAATCCTTTAGGCACAACAGAACTCGATTTAAATGTCATGCCTGGTGTGATTGAAGTTACCGATAATAATGGTAAAAAATATTATAGCGACAACCCTGCTGAGATGATTTACCAGCTCACAGGTATGGTTATTCCACTCAAAAATCTGCGTGCTTGGCTTGTTGGTTTACCGGGTGATTCAACTGATTTCGAATTAGATGCTAATCACTTATTAAAATCTGTCACCCTACCTGCACCTGAAGGCGATTGGATTGTAACTTACCAAGCTTATGATTCAAGTACCACACCCAACCTGCCACAACGCCTTGAGTTAAAACAAGGTGAACGCACTATCAAATTAAAAATGGATAACTGGGATATACAGCAATGA
- the ychH gene encoding stress-induced protein YchH: MKYKHAFAVGNLCMATGMIVMLGSLGYTLLTHIFPLGLPEFLADISLMGIFIGALVWLAGARIGGRETIAERYWWLRNHDERYRRHDNHRYP, translated from the coding sequence ATGAAATATAAACATGCATTTGCAGTTGGTAATTTATGTATGGCTACGGGGATGATTGTGATGCTCGGTAGTCTTGGTTATACGCTTCTTACTCATATTTTCCCATTAGGGTTACCTGAATTTTTAGCAGATATCTCTTTAATGGGGATCTTTATTGGTGCTTTGGTTTGGTTAGCAGGCGCCCGTATTGGTGGTAGAGAAACAATCGCAGAAAGATATTGGTGGTTACGTAACCATGATGAACGTTATCGTCGTCATGACAATCACCGTTATCCATAA
- the budA gene encoding acetolactate decarboxylase, translating into MNSSLKYNVRDNSDIKQNKVNGCLCGQEIITNLNNYINNHPECTIYQNSLMSSLIAGVYDSDITIADLLKHGDFGLGTFNQLDGELVAFDNNVFQLRSDGSARKALNSQKSPFAVMTFFNSDIEHHFSYGASQKEIHNVINQYVPSDNLFCAIKIEGEFELVKTRTVPRQEPPYRPMLEAIENQPTFTFHNETGIIAGFRSPQFTQGINVAGFHEHYINQQRQGGGHVLDYYFKKGILQIGIISRLTIDLPSQSAFLQANLMPDNLHQAIEQAEN; encoded by the coding sequence ATGAATAGCAGTCTTAAATATAACGTGCGAGATAATAGCGATATTAAACAGAATAAAGTGAATGGTTGCCTATGTGGGCAAGAAATAATAACCAACTTAAATAATTATATTAATAATCATCCCGAATGTACTATTTATCAAAATTCATTAATGAGTAGTTTAATTGCAGGTGTATATGACAGTGATATCACTATTGCTGATTTATTAAAGCATGGTGATTTTGGGTTAGGCACATTTAATCAGCTTGATGGTGAATTAGTTGCATTCGATAATAATGTTTTTCAATTACGCTCTGATGGTAGCGCACGTAAGGCATTAAATTCTCAAAAATCCCCCTTTGCTGTAATGACATTTTTTAATAGTGATATTGAACATCACTTTTCTTATGGTGCATCACAAAAAGAAATACACAATGTCATTAATCAGTATGTTCCTTCCGACAATTTGTTTTGTGCAATCAAAATTGAAGGTGAATTTGAATTAGTTAAAACACGCACAGTTCCTCGTCAAGAGCCTCCCTATCGCCCAATGTTAGAAGCTATCGAAAATCAGCCTACTTTCACCTTTCACAATGAAACAGGCATTATTGCAGGTTTTCGATCCCCACAATTTACTCAAGGCATAAATGTTGCAGGATTTCATGAGCATTATATTAATCAACAACGACAAGGGGGTGGGCACGTTCTTGATTACTACTTTAAAAAGGGCATATTACAAATCGGTATCATCTCTCGCCTTACTATTGATTTACCCAGCCAGTCCGCTTTTCTACAAGCTAATTTAATGCCAGACAACCTCCATCAAGCAATAGAACAAGCCGAAAATTAA